The Brachyhypopomus gauderio isolate BG-103 chromosome 12, BGAUD_0.2, whole genome shotgun sequence genome window below encodes:
- the lto1 gene encoding protein LTO1 homolog isoform X3, which yields MASVSLTDDLFDSIVMADDRFRTEGYREGREEGTRQGAAEGRVHGALHGARLSAEVVCFYHGFALAWTFLLQNNDDVKARKQLKAAESLVGLIQNLPHEDPQYEHLQEDVARVRAKFRQVCSLLNVVADFHEYVGGSSQMSF from the exons ATGGCGTCTGTGTCGCTCACGGACGATTTGTTCGACTCAATTGTTATGGCAGATGACAG gttccgCACTGAGGGGTACCGTGAGGGGCGTGAGGAGGGCACCCGGCAGGGAGCTGCGGAGGGCCGAGTCCACGGGGCGCTCCACGGAGCTCGACTGTCCGCCGAGGTC GTCTGTTTCTACCACGGCTTTGCCCTCGCATGGACGTTTCTTCTTCAGAACAACGATGACGTTAAAGCAAG gaaacagctcaaagcCGCAGAGAGTCTGGTTGGGTTAATCCAAAACCTTCCCCATGAAGACCCGCAGTACGAACACCTCCAGGAGGACGTGGCGAGAGTGAGGGCGAAGTTTCGACAG GTATGTTCTTTACTTAACGTGGTTGCAGACTTCCATGAGTATGTTGGTGGATCATCACAAATGTCATTCTGA
- the lto1 gene encoding protein LTO1 homolog isoform X1, whose protein sequence is MASVSLTDDLFDSIVMADDRFRTEGYREGREEGTRQGAAEGRVHGALHGARLSAEVVCFYHGFALAWTFLLQNNDDVKARKQLKAAESLVGLIQNLPHEDPQYEHLQEDVARVRAKFRQVLGYLCPECHLCPVLICLESSFILIRNHFFFRF, encoded by the exons ATGGCGTCTGTGTCGCTCACGGACGATTTGTTCGACTCAATTGTTATGGCAGATGACAG gttccgCACTGAGGGGTACCGTGAGGGGCGTGAGGAGGGCACCCGGCAGGGAGCTGCGGAGGGCCGAGTCCACGGGGCGCTCCACGGAGCTCGACTGTCCGCCGAGGTC GTCTGTTTCTACCACGGCTTTGCCCTCGCATGGACGTTTCTTCTTCAGAACAACGATGACGTTAAAGCAAG gaaacagctcaaagcCGCAGAGAGTCTGGTTGGGTTAATCCAAAACCTTCCCCATGAAGACCCGCAGTACGAACACCTCCAGGAGGACGTGGCGAGAGTGAGGGCGAAGTTTCGACAG GTTCTTGGCTACTTATGTCCAGAGTGTCACTTATGTCCAGTTTTGATATGTCTGGAATCATCATTTATCCTAATAAGGAATCactttttttttcgtttttga
- the lto1 gene encoding protein LTO1 homolog isoform X4, with amino-acid sequence MASVSLTDDLFDSIVMADDRFRTEGYREGREEGTRQGAAEGRVHGALHGARLSAEVCFYHGFALAWTFLLQNNDDVKARKQLKAAESLVGLIQNLPHEDPQYEHLQEDVARVRAKFRQVCSLLNVVADFHEYVGGSSQMSF; translated from the exons ATGGCGTCTGTGTCGCTCACGGACGATTTGTTCGACTCAATTGTTATGGCAGATGACAG gttccgCACTGAGGGGTACCGTGAGGGGCGTGAGGAGGGCACCCGGCAGGGAGCTGCGGAGGGCCGAGTCCACGGGGCGCTCCACGGAGCTCGACTGTCCGCCGAG GTCTGTTTCTACCACGGCTTTGCCCTCGCATGGACGTTTCTTCTTCAGAACAACGATGACGTTAAAGCAAG gaaacagctcaaagcCGCAGAGAGTCTGGTTGGGTTAATCCAAAACCTTCCCCATGAAGACCCGCAGTACGAACACCTCCAGGAGGACGTGGCGAGAGTGAGGGCGAAGTTTCGACAG GTATGTTCTTTACTTAACGTGGTTGCAGACTTCCATGAGTATGTTGGTGGATCATCACAAATGTCATTCTGA
- the fgf19 gene encoding LOW QUALITY PROTEIN: fibroblast growth factor 19 (The sequence of the model RefSeq protein was modified relative to this genomic sequence to represent the inferred CDS: deleted 1 base in 1 codon) translates to MLLVVFIALCGHNLLFSAEVGCLPSPDSGPLLANDWGEPVRLRHLYAARHGLHLQIKKDGKIGGSTCKVLTVSLVEIRTVDTGYVVIKGVASSNYLCMDVNGKLYGSQIYMREDCSFLERILPDGYNIYISGKHGTLVSLGGGKNRPQSALSQFLPMVNTLSQELTDYKPRVVHFPVDPEQNHHLGLQADSLESFGRISQIVIQSPSFNKR, encoded by the exons ATGCTGCTGGTCGTTTTTATTGCTTTGTGCGGGCACAACCTCTTGTTTAGCGCTGAGGTGGGATGCCTCCCGTCGCCCGACTCCGGGCCGCTGTTGGCCAATGACTGGGGAGAACCGGTCCGACTTCGGCATCTGTATGCAGCCAGACACGGACTGCATCTGCAAATAAAAAAAGACGGCAAGATAGGAGGATCA ACCTGCAAAGTCCTCACAGTGA gTTTGGTGGAAATTCGCACCGTTGACACGGGATATGTCGTTATCAAAGGAGTAGCGAGCTCAAATTATCTCTGCATGGATGTTAACGGAAAACTGTATGGATCG CAGATCTACATGAGAGAGGACTGCTCTTTTTTGGAGCGAATTTTGCCAGATGGCTACAACATCTACATCTCGGGCAAACACGGGACGCTGGTGAGCCTGGGCGGCGGGAAGAACCGACCCCAGAGTGCTCTTTCACAGTTCCTGCCTATGGTCAATACACTGTCACAGGAGCTAACAGACTACAAACCAAGAGTGGTGCACTTTCCAGTCGACCCAGAACAGAATCATCACTTAGGTCTCCAAGCAGACAGCCTTGAATCATTTGGGAGGATATCCCAAATTGTCATTCAAAGCCCCAGTTTCAACAAAAGATGA
- the lto1 gene encoding protein LTO1 homolog isoform X2 yields the protein MASVSLTDDLFDSIVMADDRFRTEGYREGREEGTRQGAAEGRVHGALHGARLSAEVCFYHGFALAWTFLLQNNDDVKARKQLKAAESLVGLIQNLPHEDPQYEHLQEDVARVRAKFRQVLGYLCPECHLCPVLICLESSFILIRNHFFFRF from the exons ATGGCGTCTGTGTCGCTCACGGACGATTTGTTCGACTCAATTGTTATGGCAGATGACAG gttccgCACTGAGGGGTACCGTGAGGGGCGTGAGGAGGGCACCCGGCAGGGAGCTGCGGAGGGCCGAGTCCACGGGGCGCTCCACGGAGCTCGACTGTCCGCCGAG GTCTGTTTCTACCACGGCTTTGCCCTCGCATGGACGTTTCTTCTTCAGAACAACGATGACGTTAAAGCAAG gaaacagctcaaagcCGCAGAGAGTCTGGTTGGGTTAATCCAAAACCTTCCCCATGAAGACCCGCAGTACGAACACCTCCAGGAGGACGTGGCGAGAGTGAGGGCGAAGTTTCGACAG GTTCTTGGCTACTTATGTCCAGAGTGTCACTTATGTCCAGTTTTGATATGTCTGGAATCATCATTTATCCTAATAAGGAATCactttttttttcgtttttga
- the ccnd1 gene encoding G1/S-specific cyclin-D1 codes for MEHQLFCCEVDTIRRAYQDANLLNDRVLQTMLKTEENYLPSPNYFKCVQKEILPKMRKIVATWMLEVCEEQKCEEEVFPLAMNYLDRFLSVEPTKKTRLQLLGATCMFLASKMKETVPLTAEKLCIYTDNSIRPCELLQMELLALNRLKWDLAAVTPHDFIEHFLTKLPIHQSTKQILRKHAQTFVALCATDVNFIASPPSMVAAGSVAAAVQGLYLKGSNTSLSSQNLTNFLSQVIRSDPDCLRSCQEQIESLLESSLRQAQQHSISTETKRVEEDTDLSCTPTDVRDVNI; via the exons ATGGAGCACCAGCTGTTTTGCTGCGAAGTGGATACCATAAGAAGAGCTTACCAAGATGCAAACTTGTTGAATGACCGAGTTTTACAGACAATGCTTAAAACAGAGGAAAACtatcttccttctccaaattaTTTCAAATGCGTTCAGAAAGAAATTTTACCCAAAATGAGAAAAATCGTGGCCACATGGATGCTGGAG GTGTGTGAAGAGCAGAAATGCGAAGAGGAGGTTTTCCCGTTGGCTATGAACTACCTGGACAGATTTTTATCTGTCGAGCCCACTAAAAAGACCAGATTACAGTTGCTCGGAGCTACCTGCATGTTTTTGGCCTCTAAAATGAAGGAAACCGTTCCATTAACAGCAGAGAAGCTTTGCATATACACTGACAACTCTATTCGTCCCTGTGAACTATTG CAAATGGAACTACTGGCCCTGAACAGGCTGAAGTGGGACCTAGCAGCGGTGACGCCACACGACTTCATTGAGCATTTCCTCACGAAACTTCCAATACATCAAAGCACCAAACAGATTCTGCGTAAGCACGCCCAGACGTTTGTGGCTCTCTGTGCAACAG ACGTCAACTTCATCGCCAGCCCTCCTTCCATGGTGGCAGCGGGCAGTGTAGCGGCGGCCGTGCAGGGTCTGTACCTGAAGGGCAGCAACACCTCGCTCTCCTCCCAAAACCTCACCAACTTCCTCTCCCAGGTCATCAGGAGTGACCCG GACTGTTTGCGCTCGTGCCAGGAGCAGATCGAATCACTGTTGGAGTCCAGTCTCAGGCAAGCCCAACAACACAGCATCTCCACAGAGACCAAACGCGTGGAGGAGGACACTGACCTCTCGTGCACCCCCACAGACGTCAGGGATGTTAACATCTGA